Proteins encoded in a region of the Azospirillum sp. TSH58 genome:
- a CDS encoding ATP-binding protein, translated as MAGRQRVVAIRRTYNRWVANQTLEDYALRFTARKARRWSPLRVANTALGSISFLALEAIGGAITLSYGFTNAALAILAAAVLIFASALPISYYASRYGVDMDLLTRGAGFGYIGSTITSLIYASFTFIFFAIEAAIMATALEMVFGLPLAAGYVVSSLLVIPLVAYGFTVISRLQLWTQPLWLALHALPFLFIAVQDRESFDAWTSFTGQAAEAGGTFDLMLFGAAASVVFSLLAQIGEQVDFIRFLPYDPDATGAKRLRWWAALVAAGPGWIVIGTIKLLLGSFLVVLALQNAVPLEMAAEPTQMYLVAFHYVTPSPQLALGLTGLFVVLSQLKINVTNTYAGSIAWSNFFSRLTHSHPGRVVWVVFNVVIGLMLMELGIYKTLEPVLGLYSSVAASWIGALVADLVVNKPLGLSPRHVEFKRAHLYDINPVGVGAMLLATVLSMLAFLDALGPTLRVCAPFLAFGTAFVAAPAIAWATRGGTYIARRPFDDWNGEEAIRCCICQHAFETEDMAHCPVYAGAICSLCCSLDARCGDGCKSDARLGVQLRRALDAVLPPRAATALKARLGHYLGVLLMLALAVGAVLSLVYVEVASVNAEAQALIGSTLWKVFFILMIVAGVATWLFVLARESRKVAQEETQKQTALLIQEIEAHERTDAQLQKAKEAAEAANLAKSRYLVGIGHEFRTPLSAIFGYAQILERDPAMPPHRVDAVRVIRRSAEHLAGLLDGLLDVSKIESGRLQLNRGEVRFGDLLDQLVGMFHLQAEAKGIAFRFDAPEDLPPVVFTDEGRIRQILINLLSNAIKFTDSGSVCLRVRHRSQIAEFEVEDTGPGIAEADRERIFEPFERGSAANPMVPGMGLGLTITKLLTEVMGGEITVTSTPGKGSLFRVRLMMSAAMLSTAASQPDHPIRGYRGPRLTVLVTDDDLAHRNLLADLLAELGFTVFKATDGPNCLALAELHRPDILLLDISMPGMNGLEVARRLRAAGHTDTTIILVSADTREDRSGAGSGFGADGDQPHDGFAAKPVSIPKLLACIGRLRGIAWEYEAPADTDAGPPVFAASELPPQHHIAELIHLGRIGYVRGMQAKLAEIAAAHPELERFVGRMRTLVSNYDLNQYMAALEAVYRDDSHDNSRPVMPGHDKPRHDESSHDESSHDDEIRNQTA; from the coding sequence ACGGCGCTCGGCTCGATCTCCTTCCTGGCGCTGGAGGCCATCGGCGGGGCGATCACGCTGAGCTACGGCTTCACCAACGCGGCCCTCGCCATCCTGGCCGCCGCCGTCCTGATCTTCGCCAGCGCCCTGCCGATCAGCTACTACGCCAGCCGTTACGGCGTGGACATGGACCTGCTGACGCGCGGCGCCGGCTTCGGCTACATCGGCTCCACCATCACGTCGCTGATCTACGCCTCCTTCACCTTCATCTTCTTCGCCATCGAGGCGGCGATCATGGCGACCGCGCTGGAGATGGTCTTCGGCCTGCCGCTCGCCGCCGGCTACGTCGTCAGCTCGCTTCTGGTCATCCCGCTGGTCGCCTACGGCTTCACCGTCATCAGCCGCCTCCAGCTGTGGACGCAGCCGCTGTGGCTGGCGCTGCACGCCCTGCCCTTCCTGTTCATCGCCGTCCAGGACCGCGAGTCCTTCGACGCCTGGACCAGCTTCACCGGCCAGGCGGCGGAGGCCGGCGGCACTTTCGACCTGATGCTGTTCGGTGCTGCGGCGTCGGTGGTGTTCTCCCTCCTGGCGCAGATCGGCGAGCAGGTCGATTTCATCCGCTTCCTGCCCTACGACCCCGACGCCACCGGCGCCAAGCGGCTGCGCTGGTGGGCGGCGCTGGTGGCCGCCGGGCCGGGCTGGATCGTCATCGGCACGATCAAGCTGCTGCTCGGCTCCTTCCTGGTGGTGCTGGCGCTGCAGAACGCCGTGCCGCTGGAGATGGCGGCGGAGCCGACGCAGATGTACCTCGTCGCCTTCCACTATGTGACGCCGTCGCCGCAGCTCGCCCTCGGCCTGACCGGCCTGTTCGTCGTGCTGTCGCAGCTCAAGATCAACGTCACCAACACCTACGCCGGCTCCATCGCCTGGTCGAACTTCTTCTCGCGCCTGACCCACAGCCATCCCGGCCGGGTGGTCTGGGTGGTGTTCAACGTCGTCATCGGCCTGATGCTGATGGAACTCGGCATCTACAAGACGCTGGAGCCGGTGCTGGGGCTCTATTCCAGCGTCGCCGCCTCCTGGATCGGCGCGCTGGTCGCCGATCTGGTGGTGAACAAGCCGCTGGGCCTCAGCCCGCGCCACGTCGAGTTCAAGCGCGCCCACCTCTACGACATCAACCCGGTGGGCGTCGGCGCCATGCTGCTGGCGACGGTGCTGTCGATGCTGGCCTTCCTCGACGCGCTGGGGCCGACACTGAGGGTCTGCGCGCCCTTCCTCGCCTTCGGAACCGCCTTCGTCGCGGCCCCAGCCATCGCCTGGGCGACGCGCGGCGGCACCTACATCGCGCGCCGCCCCTTCGACGACTGGAACGGCGAGGAGGCGATCCGCTGCTGCATCTGCCAGCACGCCTTCGAGACGGAGGACATGGCCCACTGCCCGGTCTATGCCGGGGCGATCTGCTCGCTCTGCTGCTCGCTGGACGCCCGCTGCGGCGACGGCTGCAAGAGCGACGCCCGGCTGGGCGTGCAGCTGCGCCGCGCGCTGGACGCCGTCCTGCCGCCGCGGGCGGCGACGGCGCTGAAGGCCCGGCTCGGCCATTATCTGGGCGTGCTGCTGATGCTGGCGCTGGCGGTCGGCGCCGTGCTGTCGCTGGTCTATGTCGAGGTCGCCTCCGTCAACGCCGAGGCGCAGGCGCTGATCGGCAGCACGCTGTGGAAGGTCTTCTTCATCCTGATGATCGTCGCCGGCGTCGCCACCTGGCTGTTCGTCCTGGCGCGGGAAAGCCGCAAGGTGGCGCAGGAGGAGACGCAGAAGCAGACCGCCCTGCTGATCCAGGAGATCGAGGCCCACGAGCGCACCGACGCCCAGCTGCAGAAGGCCAAGGAGGCGGCGGAGGCGGCGAACCTCGCCAAGAGCCGCTATCTCGTCGGCATCGGCCACGAGTTCCGCACGCCGCTGAGCGCCATCTTCGGCTATGCGCAGATCCTGGAGCGCGACCCCGCCATGCCGCCGCACCGGGTCGACGCCGTCCGCGTCATCCGGCGCAGCGCCGAGCATCTGGCCGGCCTGCTCGACGGCCTGCTGGACGTGTCGAAGATCGAAAGCGGCCGGCTGCAGCTGAACCGGGGCGAGGTGCGCTTCGGCGACCTGCTCGACCAGCTCGTCGGCATGTTCCACCTCCAGGCGGAGGCCAAGGGCATCGCCTTCCGCTTCGACGCGCCGGAGGACCTGCCGCCGGTCGTCTTCACCGACGAGGGGCGCATCCGCCAGATCCTCATCAACCTGCTGTCCAACGCCATCAAATTCACCGATTCCGGCTCGGTCTGCCTGCGCGTGCGCCACCGCAGCCAGATCGCCGAGTTCGAGGTGGAGGACACCGGTCCCGGCATCGCCGAGGCCGACCGCGAGCGCATCTTCGAACCGTTCGAGCGCGGATCGGCCGCCAACCCGATGGTGCCCGGCATGGGCCTCGGCCTGACCATCACCAAGCTGCTGACCGAGGTGATGGGCGGCGAGATCACCGTGACCAGCACGCCCGGCAAGGGCAGCCTGTTCCGGGTGCGGCTGATGATGTCGGCGGCGATGCTGTCCACCGCCGCCAGCCAGCCCGACCATCCGATCCGCGGCTATCGCGGGCCGCGCCTGACCGTTCTGGTCACCGACGACGACCTCGCCCACCGCAACCTGCTGGCCGATCTGCTGGCGGAGCTGGGATTCACCGTGTTCAAGGCGACCGACGGGCCGAACTGCCTCGCCCTGGCGGAGCTGCACCGGCCGGACATCCTGCTGCTCGACATCTCCATGCCCGGCATGAACGGGCTGGAGGTGGCGCGGCGCCTGCGTGCCGCCGGCCACACCGACACCACCATCATCCTGGTGTCCGCCGACACGCGGGAGGACCGCTCCGGTGCCGGTTCCGGTTTCGGCGCCGACGGCGACCAGCCCCACGACGGGTTCGCCGCCAAGCCGGTGTCCATCCCGAAGCTGCTGGCCTGCATCGGCCGGCTTCGCGGCATCGCGTGGGAGTACGAGGCGCCGGCCGACACCGACGCCGGACCGCCGGTCTTCGCCGCGTCGGAGCTGCCGCCGCAGCACCACATCGCCGAGCTGATCCATCTCGGCCGCATCGGCTACGTGCGCGGCATGCAGGCCAAGCTCGCCGAGATCGCCGCCGCCCATCCGG